Proteins co-encoded in one Actinomadura luteofluorescens genomic window:
- a CDS encoding VOC family protein yields the protein MTESQTPVLPVRPGMLLLELVPVPVRDIDRAKDFYTGLGFNADVDVRPADGVRYVQLTPPGSACSIALTEGLPGMDMPVGTQRGLHLVVSDIEQARSDLIGRGADVAPVEDMGGVFYARFADPDGNTWTLQHMPWRP from the coding sequence ATGACCGAGTCCCAGACCCCGGTGCTGCCCGTGCGCCCGGGGATGCTCCTGCTCGAACTCGTCCCGGTACCCGTCCGCGACATCGACCGGGCCAAGGACTTCTACACCGGTCTCGGCTTCAACGCCGACGTCGACGTGCGCCCGGCGGACGGCGTCCGGTACGTCCAGCTCACACCGCCAGGCTCGGCCTGCTCGATCGCGCTGACGGAGGGCCTGCCGGGAATGGACATGCCGGTCGGGACGCAGCGCGGCCTGCACCTCGTCGTCAGCGACATCGAGCAGGCCAGGTCCGACCTCATCGGGCGCGGCGCGGACGTGGCCCCGGTCGAGGACATGGGCGGCGTCTTCTACGCCCGTTTCGCCGACCCGGACGGCAACACCTGGACCCTCCAGCACATGCCCTGGCGCCCCTGA
- a CDS encoding SRPBCC family protein, producing MTAWPPRGAGLAVSTPSGTEILLSRTFDAPRRRVFDAFTRPELLRQWHGARGWRLAVCEIDLRPGGAWRFVSRGPGGAEMGYGGVFFEVDAPARLVQSEVRDGWEAGEALVTTVFDERDGRTAMAVTVRYPTREIRDGVLRSPMRRGAGQSYDRLDDLLSKGHRT from the coding sequence GTGACGGCGTGGCCGCCCCGCGGGGCGGGCCTCGCGGTCAGCACGCCGTCCGGTACCGAGATCCTGCTCAGCAGGACGTTCGACGCGCCCCGCCGCCGGGTGTTCGACGCGTTCACCCGTCCGGAACTGCTCAGGCAGTGGCACGGCGCGCGCGGCTGGCGGCTCGCCGTCTGCGAGATCGACCTGCGCCCCGGCGGCGCCTGGCGTTTCGTCTCCCGCGGCCCGGGCGGCGCCGAGATGGGCTACGGCGGCGTCTTCTTCGAGGTGGACGCGCCCGCGAGGCTGGTGCAGAGCGAGGTCCGCGACGGCTGGGAGGCCGGCGAGGCCCTGGTCACCACCGTCTTCGACGAGCGGGACGGCCGCACCGCCATGGCCGTCACCGTTCGCTACCCCACCCGCGAGATACGCGACGGCGTGCTCCGCAGCCCGATGAGACGCGGCGCGGGCCAGTCCTACGACCGACTCGACGACCTGCTTTCGAAAGGACACCGCACATGA
- a CDS encoding ArsR/SmtB family transcription factor, with protein sequence MDTATLDTTFAALADPTRRAILSRLTQGDASVGELAAPFAMSQPAVSKHLRVLERAGLVSRGRDAQRRPCSLEARPLREALDWLADFREYWEESYQRLDELLARLEEQDES encoded by the coding sequence ACGACGTTCGCCGCTCTGGCCGATCCGACGAGGCGGGCGATCCTGAGCCGGCTCACCCAGGGCGACGCGTCCGTGGGCGAGCTGGCCGCGCCGTTCGCCATGAGCCAGCCCGCCGTGTCCAAGCACCTGCGCGTCCTGGAACGCGCCGGCCTGGTCTCGCGCGGCCGGGACGCGCAGCGGCGGCCGTGCAGTCTTGAGGCCCGTCCCCTCCGGGAGGCCCTGGACTGGCTCGCCGACTTCCGCGAGTACTGGGAGGAGAGCTACCAGCGGCTCGACGAGCTGCTCGCAAGGCTCGAAGAGCAGGACGAATCGTGA